In Parus major isolate Abel chromosome 19, Parus_major1.1, whole genome shotgun sequence, a genomic segment contains:
- the TLCD2 gene encoding TLC domain-containing protein 2: MLWGEGPPAAAPYGRGVRPPSATKVEEKAPGTREVPPVPAQRRDTRSPLHGTLSAGSGLAPLLPCDAGEGGSPSGGSIPVLPLPDGKRGRCRAVPAGRCRCPGRYRCPGRAPGLGEAEPVGQRGRSHGSPAGRWMPMAFSPGLLVVAGSFAAFRLLNRGLERLVPPPPSARRNRWKWRNIWTSLAHSVLSGGGALAGFYLHPEMSNDLVGTHPPGAHSLVAVSVGYFLEDFVDMLCNQKLHQSWELLFHHSVVIICFGIAVLLHQYVGFALVALLVEINSIFLHLRQILLMANLVHTTCYRLNSLINLGTYVVFRIATLAWMTRWLFLNRQNVPPATYAVGTVGMAIMTPMNIILFYRLLRSDFFKSRRDARQKED; encoded by the exons ATGCTTTGGGGTGAAGGACCTCCGGCCGCAGCACCTTACGGGAGAGGCGTTCGGCCACCCAGTGCCACCAAGGTGGAGGAGAAAGCTCCGGGAACGAGGGAAGTGCCCCCGGTTCCCGCACAGCGACGGGACACGCGTTCCCCGCTCCATGGCACGCTCTCAGCCGGCTCCGGGTTAGCGCCGCTTCTGCCGTGCGATGCCGGGGAAGGCGGATCCCCCTCCGGGGGCTCAATTCCCGTTCTCCCGCTCCCCGACGGGAAGCGCGGCCGGTGCAGGGCGGTGCCGGCGGGGCGGTGCCGGTGCCCGGGGCGGTACCGGTGCCCAGGGCGGGCCCCGGGGCTGGGCGAGGCGGAGCCCGTCGGGCAGCGAGGCCGGTCCCATGGGAGCCCGGCGGGCCGGTGGATGCCCATGGCTTTCAGCCCggggctgctggtggtggcCGGTTCCTTCGCCGCTTTCCGCCTGCTGAACCGGGGGCTGGAGCGGCTCGTGCCGCCGCCGCCCTCGGCCCGGCGCAACCGCTGGAAGTGGCGCAACATCTGGACATCGCTGGCACACAGCGTGCTCAGCGGCGGCGGGGCGCTGGCCGG GTTCTACCTCCACCCCGAGATGTCCAACGACCTGGTGGGCACACACCCGCCCGGGGCGCACAGCCTGGTGGCCGTGTCTGTAG GCTATTTCCTTGAAGACTTTGTGGACATGTTGTGCAATCAGAAACTTCATCagtcctgggagctgctctttCATCACTCTGTG GTGATCATCTGCTTTGGtattgctgtgctgctccaccAGTACGTTGGCTTTGCCCTCGTGGCTTTACTGGTGGAGATCAACTCCATCTTCCTCCACCTGCGGCAGATCCTGCTCATGGCCAACCTGGTACACACCACCTGCTACCGCCTCAACAGCCTCATCAACCTGGGCACCTACGTGGTGTTCCGCATCGCCACGCTGGCCTGGATGACCCGCTGGCTCTTCCTCAATCGCCAGAACGTGCCCCCGGCCACCTACGCCGTGGGCACGGTGGGGATGGCAATCATGACACCCATGAACATCATCCTCTTCTACCGCCTGCTGCGGAGTGACTTCTTCAAATCCAGACGGGACGCACGGCAGAAGGAGGACTAG
- the PRPF8 gene encoding pre-mRNA-processing-splicing factor 8 — translation MAAVFPYRGGCAPVPNPLAPLPDYMSEEKLQEKARKWQQLQAKRYAEKRKFGFVDAQKEDMPPEHVRKIIRDHGDMTNRKFRHDKRVYLGALKYMPHAVLKLLENMPMPWEQIRDVPVLYHITGAISFVNEIPWVIEPVYIAQWGSMWIMMRREKRDRRHFKRMRFPPFDDEEPPLDYADNILDVEPLEAIQLELDPEEDAPVLDWFYDHQPLKDNRKYVNGSTYQRWQFTLPMMSTLYRLANQLLTDLVDDNYFYLFDLKAFFTSKALNMAIPGGPKFEPLVRDINLQDEDWNEFNDINKIIIRQPIRTEYKIAFPYLYNNLPHHVHLTWYHTPNVVFIKTEDPDLPAFYFDPLINPISHRHSVKSQEPLPDDDEEFELPEFVEPFLKDTPLYTDNTANGIALLWAPRPFNLRSGRTRRALDIPLVKNWYREHCPAGQPVKVRVSYQKLLKYYVLNALKHRPPKAQKKRYLFRSFKATKFFQSTKLDWVEVGLQVCRQGYNMLNLLIHRKNLNYLHLDYNFNLKPVKTLTTKERKKSRFGNAFHLCREVLRLTKLVVDSHVQYRLGNVDAFQLADGLQYIFAHVGQLTGMYRYKYKLMRQIRMCKDLKHLIYYRFNTGPVGKGPGCGFWAPGWRVWLFFMRGITPLLERWLGNLLARQFEGRHSKGVAKTVTKQRVESHFDLELRAAVMHDILDMMPEGIKQNKARTILQHLSEAWRCWKANIPWKVPGLPTPIENMILRYVKAKADWWTNTAHYNRERIRRGATVDKTVCKKNLGRLTRLYLKAEQERQHNYLKDGPYITAEEAVAVYTTTVHWLESRRFSPIPFPPLSYKHDTKLLILALERLKEAYSVKSRLNQSQREELGLIEQAYDNPHEALSRIKRHLLTQRAFKEVGIEFMDLYSHLVPVYDVEPLEKITDAYLDQYLWYEADKRRLFPPWIKPADTEPPPLLVYKWCQGINNLQDVWETSEGECNVMLESRFEKMYEKIDLTLLNRLLRLIVDHNIADYMTAKNNVVINYKDMNHTNSYGIIRGLQFASFIVQYYGLVMDLLVLGLHRASEMAGPPQMPNDFLSFQDIATEVAHPIRLFCRYIDRIHIFFRFTADEARDLIQRYLTEHPDPNNENIVGYNNKKCWPRDARMRLMKHDVNLGRAVFWDIKNRLPRSVTTVQWENSFVSVYSKDNPNLLFNMCGFECRILPKCRTSYEEFTHKDGVWNLQNEVTKERTAQCFLRVDDESMQRFHNRVRQILMASGSTTFTKIVNKWNTALIGLMTYFREAVVNTQELLDLLVKCENKIQTRIKIGLNSKMPSRFPPVVFYTPKELGGLGMLSMGHVLIPQSDLRWSKQTDVGITHFRSGMSHEEDQLIPNLYRYIQPWESEFIDSQRVWAEYALKRQEAIAQNRRLTLEDLEDSWDRGIPRINTLFQKDRHTLAYDKGWRVRTDFKQYQVLKQNPFWWTHQRHDGKLWNLNNYRTDMIQALGGVEGILEHTLFKGTYFPTWEGLFWEKASGFEESMKWKKLTNAQRSGLNQIPNRRFTLWWSPTINRANVYVGFQVQLDLTGIFMHGKIPTLKISLIQIFRAHLWQKIHESIVMDLCQVFDQELDALEIETVQKETIHPRKSYKMNSSCADILLFASYKWNVSRPSLLADSKDVMDSTTTQKYWIDIQLRWGDYDSHDIERYARAKFLDYTTDNMSIYPSPTGVLIAIDLAYNLHSAYGNWFPGSKPLIQQAMAKIMKANPALYVLRERIRKGLQLYSSEPTEPYLSSQNYGELFSNQIIWFVDDTNVYRVTIHKTFEGNLTTKPINGAIFIFNPRTGQLFLKIIHTSVWAGQKRLGQLAKWKTAEEVAALIRSLPVEEQPKQIIVTRKGMLDPLEVHLLDFPNIVIKGSELQLPFQACLKVEKFGDLILKATEPQMVLFNLYDDWLKTISSYTAFSRLILILRALHVNNDRAKVILKPDKTTITEPHHIWPTLTDEEWIKVEVQLKDLILADYGKKNNVNVASLTQSEIRDIILGMEISAPSQQRQQIAEIEKQTKEQSQLTATQTRTVNKHGDEIITSTTSNYETQTFSSKTEWRVRAISAANLHLRTNHIYVSSDDIKETGYTYILPKNVLKKFICISDLRAQIAGYLYGVSPPDNPQVKEIRCIVMVPQWGTHQTVHLPGQLPQHEYLKEMEPLGWIHTQPNESPQLSPQDVTTHAKVMADNPSWDGEKTIIITCSFTPGSCTLTAYKLTPSGYEWGRQNTDKGNNPKGYLPSHYERVQMLLSDRFLGFFMVPAQGSWNYNFMGVRHDPNMKYELQLANPKEFYHEVHRPSHFLNFALLQEGEVYSADREDLYA, via the exons ATGGCCGCCGTGTTCCCGTACCGCGGCGGCTGCGCCCCGGTGCCCAACCCGCTGGCGCCGCTGCCCGACTACATGTCcgaggagaagctgcaggaaaaag CCCGcaagtggcagcagctgcaggccaAGCGCTATGCGGAGAAGAGGAAATTCGGCTTCGTGGACGCGCAGAAGGAGGACATGCCCCCCGAGCATGTCCGCAAAATCATCCGCGACCACGGCGACATGACCAATAGGAAGTTCCGACACGACAAGCGCGTCTACCTGGG TGCTCTGAAGTACATGCCCCATGCTGTGCTGAAGCTCCTGGAGAACATGCCCatgccctgggagcagatccGAGACGTTCCCGTCCTGTACCACATCACTGGCGCCATCTCCTTTGTCAATGAGATCCCCTGGGTCATCGAGCCCGTCTACATTGCCCAGTGGGG ctccatgtGGATTATGATGAGGCGAGAGAAAAGGGATAGGCGTCACTTCAAGAGGATGAGGTTCCCCCCGTTTGATGATGAAGAGCCCCCTCTGGATTATGCTGATAACATCCTGGATGTGGAGCCCCTGGAAGCCattcagctggagctggatccAGAGGAGGATGCCCCTGTGCTGGACTGGTTCTATGACCACCAGCCTCTGAAGGACAACAGGAA gtATGTCAACGGCTCCACGTACCAGCGCTGGCAGTTCACCCTGCCCATGATGTCCACCCTGTACCGCCTGGCCAACCAGCTGCTCACTGACCTGGTGGATGACAACTACTTCTACCTGTTTGACCTGAAAGCATTCTTCACCTCCAAGGCATTGAACATGGCCATTCCTGGAGGTCCCAAGTTTGAGCCCCTTGTCAGAGACATCAATCTTCA GGATGAAGACTGGAATGAATTTAATGACATCAACAAAATCATCATCAGGCAGCCCATCAGGACAGAGTACAAAATCGCTTTCCCGTACCTGTACAACAACCTGCCACACCATGTCCACCTCACCTG GTATCATACTCCAAACGTCgttttcattaaaacagaagaTCCTGACCTCCCAGCTTTTTACTTCGATCCTCTGATCAACCCCATTTCACACAGACATTCTGTCAAG AGCCAGGAACCACTGCCTGATGACGATGAAGAGTTTGAGTTGCCAGAGTTTGTGGAGCCTTTCCTGAAGGATACCCCTCTCTACACTGATAACACAGCCAATGGCATTGCCTTGCTGTGGGCCCCACGACCCTTCAATCTGAGGTCTGGCAGGACCCGGAGAGCTCTTGACATCCCACTGGTCAAGAACTG GTACCGTGAGCACTGCCCAGCAGGACAGCCAGTCAAGGTGAGAGTCTCCTACCAGAAGCTCCTGAAATACTATGTCTTGAATGCACTCAAACACAGACCTCCCAAGGCCCAGAAGAAGAG GTACCTGTTCCGCTCCTTCAAGGCCACCAAGTTTTTCCAGTCAACCAAGCTGGACTGGGTGGAAGTTGGCCTGCAAGTGTGTCGCCAGGGCTACAACATGCTGAACTTGCTGATCCACAGAAAGAACCTGAATTACCTTCACTTGGATTACAACTTCAACCTGAAGCCTGTGAAGACCCTCACCACAAAG gaaagaaaaaaatcccgTTTTGGGAATGCTTTCCATCTGTGCCGAGAGGTCCTGAGGTTGACTAAGCTGGTGGTGGACAGCCACGTTCAGTACAGACTGGGAAATGTGGATGCATTTCAG CTGGCAGATGGCCTGCAGTACATCTTTGCCCACGTGGGTCAGCTCACAGGGATGTACCGGTACAAATACAAACTGATGAGGCAAATTCGAATGTGCAAGGACCTGAAACATCTCATCTACTACAGGTTTAACACA GGGCCTGTGGGCAAAGGTCCTGGCTGTGGTTTCtgggctccaggctggagagtGTGGCTGTTCTTCATGAGGGGCATCACCCCGCTGCTGGAACGCTGGCTGGGGAATCTGCTGGCCAGGCAGTTTGAAG GCCGTCACTCGAAGGGTGTCGCAAAGACTGTCACGAAGCAGCGTGTGGAGTCTCACTTTGACCTGGAGCTCAGGGCAGCTGTGATGCATGACATCCTGGACATGATGCCAGAAGGGATCAAGCAGAACAAAGCCAGAACCATCCTGCAGCACCTGAGTGAGGCTTGGCGGTGCTGGAAGGCCAATATTCCCTGGAAG gTGCCAGGGCTGCCAACTCCTATTGAGAACATGATCCTGAGGTATGTGAAGGCCAAAGCTGACTGGTGGACAAACACAGCTCACTACAACCGGGAGCGGATCCGCCGGGGAGCCACTGTTGACAAAACCGTCTGTAAGAAGAACCTGGGCAGGCTGACCAGACTCTACCTGAAAGCTGAACAGGAACGGCAGCATAATTACCTGAAG GATGGGCCTTACATCACTGCAGAAGAGGCTGTTGCTGTGTACACAACCACAGTGCactggctggagagcaggaggttCTCTCCCATTCCCTTCCCCCCACTGTCCTACAAGCATGACACCAAGTTGCTGATCTTAGCCCTGGAGAGGCTGAAAGAAGCTTACAG TGTGAAATCACGACTGAATCAGTCacagagagaggagctgggcttAATTGAGCAGGCTTATGATAATCCCCATGAAGCTCTGTCCAGAATCAAGCGACATCTGTTGACTCAGAGAGCCTTCAAGGAG gtggGAATTGAGTTCATGGATCTCTACAGCCACTTGGTCCCTGTTTATGATGTTGAGCCCCTGGAGAAGATCACAGATGCTTATCTGGATCAGTACTTGTGGTATGAGGCCGATAAGCGAAGACTCTTCCCTCCTTGGATCAAACCTGCTGACACTGAACCACCCCCACTGCTGGTGTACAAGTGGTGCCAAG GCATTAACAACCTGCAGGATGTTTGGGAAACAAGTGAAGGGGAATGCAATGTGATGCTGGAATCTCGGTTTGAGAAGATGTATGAGAAGATTGACCTGACCTTGCTCAACAGGCTGCTGCGTCTCATCGTTGATCACAACATTGCTGACTACATGACAGCCAAGAACAACGTGGTGATCAACTACAAG GACATGAATCACACCAACTCCTATGGGATTATTCGTGGGCTGCAGTTTGCTTCCTTCATTGTCCAGTACTATGGGCTTGTGATGGACCTGCTGGTGCTGGGCCTGCACCGGGCCAGTGAGATGGCTGGGCCACCCCAGATGCCAAATGACTTCCTCAGCTTCCAGGACATTGCCACGGAGGTGGCCCATCCCATTCGCCTCTTCTGCAGATACATTGACAGGATTCACATCTTCTTCAG ATTTACAGCAGACGAGGCAAGAGACCTGATCCAGCGGTACCTGACAGAGCACCCAGACCCCAACAATGAGAACATCGTGGGCTACAACAACAAGAAGTGCTGGCCCCGGGATGCTCGGATGCGCCTCATGAAGCACGACGTGAACCT CGGCCGTGCTGTGTTCTGGGATATCAAGAACCGTTTGCCCCGCTCGGTGACCACGGTGCAGTGGGAGAACAGCTTCGTGTCCGTGTACAGCAAGGACAACCCCAACCTGCTGTTCAACATGTGCGGCTTCGAGTGCCGCATCCTCCCCAAGTGCCGCACCAGCTACGAGGAGTTCACCCACAAGGACGGGGTCTGGAACCTGCAGAACGAG GTCACCAAGGAGCGCACGGCTCAGTGCTTCCTGCGTGTGGATGATGAGTCTATGCAGAGGTTTCACAACAGAGTGAGGCAGATCCTCATGGCCTCTGGCTCCACAACCTTCACTAAG ATTGTCAATAAATGGAACACAGCTTTGATTGGCTTGATGACTTATTTCCGGGAAGCTGTTGTAAATACTCAGGAGCTTCTTGATTTGCTGGTGAAGTGTGAGAATAAAATCCAGACTCGGATCAAGATTGGCCTGAATTCCAAAATGCCCAGCCGTTTTCCTCCTGTGGTGTTCTACACCCCTAaggagctgggggggctgggCATGCTCTCCATGGGCCACGTTCTCATCCCTCAGTCTGACCTGAG GTGGTCCAAGCAGACAGATGTTGGCATCACTCACTTCCGCTCGGGAATGAGCCATGAGGAGGACCAGCTGATCCCAAATCTGTATCGGTACATCCAGCCATGGGAGAGTGAATTCATTGACTCTCAGAGGGTGTGGGCAGAGTATGCCCTGAAACGACAGGAGGCTATAGCCCAGAACAG gCGTCTGACACTGGAGGATCTGGAGGACTCGTGGGACAGGGGAATTCCTCGGATTAACACCCTTTTCCAGAAGGACCGGCATACTCTGGCTTATGATAAAGGATGGAGAGTCAGAACTGACTTCAAACAGTATCAG GTGCTGAAGCAGAACCCGTTCTGGTGGACACACCAGCGCCACGATGGCAAGCTCTGGAACCTGAACAATTACCGCACGGACATGATCCAGGCTCTGGGCGGGGTGGAAGGGATCCTGGAGCACACGCTCTTCAAGGGCACCTACTTCCCCACCTGGGAGGGTCTCTTCTG GGAGAAGGCCAGTGGCTTTGAGGAGTCCATGAAGTGGAAGAAGCTGACAAATGCCCAGAGATCGGGTTTGAACCAAATTCCAAACAGAAGATTCACTCTCTGGTGGTCTCCTACCATTAACAGAGCCAAT gTGTATGTTGGCTTCCAGGTGCAGCTGGATTTGACAGGGATCTTCATGCATGGTAAAATCCCCACGCTGAAGATTTCCCTCATCCAGATTTTCCGAGCTCACTTGTGGCAGAAGATCCATGAGAGCATTGTCATGGATTTGTGTCAG GTGTTTGATCAAGAGCTGGATGCTCTGGAGATTGAGACAGTACAGAAAGAGACAATCCATCCCAGGAAGTCCTACAAGATGAATTCCTCATGTGCAGATATCCTTCTCTTTGCCTCCTACAAGTGGAATGTGTCACGTCCGTCCTTGCTGGCAGATTCCAA GGATGTGATGGACAGCACCACCACCCAGAAGTACTGGATTGACATCCAGCTGCGCTGGGGCGACTACGACTCCCACGACATTGAGCGCTACGCCAGGGCCAAGTTCCTGGACTACACCACAGACAACATGAGCATCTACCCCTCTCCCACTGGGGTGCTCATTGCCATAGATCTGGCCTACAACTTGCATAG tGCTTATGGAAACTGGTTCCCTGGGAGCAAACCTCTGATCCAGCAGGCCATGGCCAAAATCATGAAAGCAAACCCTGCCCTGTATGTGTTGAGGGAACGAATCCGCAAAGGGCTGCAGCTCTACTCCTCAGAGCCCACAGAACCCTACCTGTCCTCCCAGAACTATGGGGAGCTCTTCTCCAACCAGATCATCTGGTTTGTGGATGACACCAACGTGTACAGAGTCACCATCCACAAG ACTTTTGAAGGGAATTTGACCACAAAACCCATCAACGGAGCCATTTTCATCTTCAATCCCAGAACTGGACAGCTCTTCCTGAAGATCATCCACACATCTGTGTGGGCAGGACAGAAGCGTCTGGGACAG CTGGCCAAGTGGAAGACTGCTGAGGAAGTGGCTGCCTTGATCCGATCCCTTCCCGTGGAGGAGCAGCCAAAGCAGATCATTGTGACACGGAAGGGCATGCTGGACCCACTTGAG GTGCACTTGCTGGATTTCCCCAATATTGTGATCAAAGGCTCGGAGTTGCAGCTGCCCTTCCAGGCCTGTCTGAAAGTGGAGAAGTTTGGTGATCTCATCCTGAAGGCCACTGAACCCCAGATGGTTCTCTTCAATCTCTATGATGACTGGCTGAAAACCATCTCTTCCTACACA GCATTCTCCCGTCTGATCCTGATTCTCCGGGCGCTGCACGTGAATAATGATCGAGCCAAAGTTATCCTGAAGCCAGACAAGACAACCATCACAGAGCCTCACCACATCTGGCCAACCCTGACAGATGAGGAGTGGATCAAGGTGGAGGTGCAGCTGAAGGATCTCATCCTTGCTGACTATGGCAAGAAGAACAA cGTGAACGTTGCATCCCTGACCCAGTCAGAGATCCGAGACATCATCCTGGGCATGGAGAtctctgccccatcccagcagaggcagcagattGCAGAAATCGAGAAGCAGACCAAGGAGCAGTCGCAGCTGACGGCCACGCAGACCCGCACAGTGAACAAACACGGGGATGAAATCATCACCTCCACCACCAGCAACTACGAAACACAGACCTTCTCCTCCAAGACTGAGTGGAGGGTCAG AGCCATTTCTGCTGCCAACCTCCACCTGCGGACAAACCACATCTATGTCTCATCAGATGACATAAAGGAGACAGGTTACACCTACATCCTTCCCAAAAACGTGTTGAAGAAGTTCATCTGCATCTCAGACCTGCGGGCCCAG ATTGCAGGTTACCTGTATGGAGTGAGCCCTCCAGACAACCCCCAGGTGAAGGAGATCCGGTGCATTGTGATGGTGCCCCAGTGGGGGACACACCAGACCGTGCACCTCCCCGGGCAGCTGCCACAGCACGAGTATCTCAAG GAAATGGAACCTCTGGGATGGATTCACACCCAACCAAACGAGTCCCCTCAGCTCTCACCACAGGATGTCACCACCCACGCCAAGGTCATGGCTGACAACCCCtcctgggatggggagaagaCCATCATCATCACCTGCAG TTTCACCCCTGGCTCCTGCACGCTGACAGCCTACAAACTGACCCCGAGCGGGTACGAGTGGGGCCGGCAGAACACGGACAAAGGGAACAATCCCAAGGGTTACCTCCCCTCCCACTACGAGAGGGTGCAGATGCTCCTGTCCGACCGCTTCCTCGGCTTCTTCATGGTCCCAGCTCAGGGCTCCTGGAACTACAACTTCATGG GTGTCCGCCACGACCCCAACATGAAATACGAGCTGCAGCTCGCCAACCCCAAGGAGTTTTACCACGAGGTCCATCGCCCCTCTCACTTCCTCAACTTCgcgctgctgcaggagggggagGTTTACTCTGCCGACCGCGAGGATCTCTACGCCTAA